Within Streptomyces sp. NBC_00704, the genomic segment GCTGTTCGAGAACAAGGGGCACTGCCGTCGGTGAACTCGGCCCAGTCCCTGATCGACACCAGCGCGCTCGCGCGGTTCACGGGCGGGGAAGCGGAGCAGCACGGCTGGGACCAGGCCGCCGCGGCCGGACTCATCGCGACCTGCCCGATCACCGGGCTCGAGTTCTTCTCCAGCGCACGGTCAACCGCCGACCGGACACGTGGCATCGAGGACATGCGGCTGATCTTCGGCTGGGTTGGACGTGTGACGTGTGACGTGCAGACCGGACTCCCCGCCCAGCTGCTCCGCCGCCGGGAGCGGATCGAATCGTCCGCCTCACTGTGCGCCTTTCACGCCTCACGGCAGGTCAGGACGTCTCCGGGCATCCCCTGACCCCCGGACGGACAAGGCCGCGCCGCCTGTCGCGCTTGGCCGGAACTTTGCCTTTCCTTTGTCGGCATCGCGGCCGTGAGCCCCTTGAGTTGACTGAACGTCTTCTGGCCGATCAGCCGACTCAGGGGGAACAGACGACGCCATGGGCGATCACAGCGACGGCAAGATACTCGACATCAAGATCGCCGATCTCAAGGCGACAGCGCCGCACTTCCACACCCACAGCTCCGACCTGGCCAAGGCGCTGACCAAGCTCAAGACCGGGCTGGCGGCGGCCGGTTCGCCGTGGGGTGACGACGAGCAGGGGCAGAAGTTCCACGGGCACTACGGCCCGCACGTGAAGAGGATGGAGGCCGCCGCCGGGATTCTCGCGCTCGGCCTGGCCAGCATCGAGGCGGCCATGACCGACATGGCCGACGGTCACATCGACAACGAACTGCTCATCCGCTCGATGTTCAGCAGGATCCGGCCCGCCCCGCACGACGGTGACGGGAACGCGCGATGAGCGCGGCCGACAAGGCCAAAGAGATCGTCCAGGACATGACCGGCATGTGGTGGCCGGACGCCGACGAAGGGGGTCTGCGCGACGCGGCCAAAGTCTGGCGGGACTTCGCCGACGACCTGGAAGACGTGACGGCCGCCGCGAACAAGTCGGCGCGCGGCATCATCGAGCACAACAAGGGCGAGGCGATCTCCGCCTTCGACGACCCGTTCTGGCGCCGCTACTACTACGACGGCCACGGCTGGCTCCAGGACATGATCGACGCCGCCCGCGACCTGGCCAAGGCCCTCGACCAGTACGCCGACGCCGTCCACAAGGCCGTCAAACATCTGGAACACGAGCTGGAGATCGTCGGCGCCACCATCGTCGCCGGCACGGCCCTCGCGGTCTTCACCCTCGGCATCTCCGAAGGCGCCGCGGCAGCCGCCACCGCCTCGATCCTGGAGCTGTCCGCCACGATCGGCGTGACCGTGTCCACCGAGATCGCCACCATCGCCGGCACCACCCTCGCCACGGCCGCCATCGGCGGACTCGAGTCGATCACCGTCGACCTCGCCGTCACCCAGCCCGTCGCCATCGCCACCGGCGAGAGCAAGGGCCTCAGCCTCGACGAGGTGAGCGACTCCGCCCGCTACGGCATGGAGTTCGGCGGCGCCTTCGGAGCGGGTGGGAGCACGGTCCGGATCGTCGCCGAGAACGGCGGAGTGGAAAGCCTGTTCAACGGCTTCCGGCTGAACAGCGCGGCCCTCGACGAGATGGGCAAGTCCCGTACCTGGAAGCTGATCCAATCCCCGGACTCGAAGATCCCCGCCGCACCGGCGCGGGCCGGCGACTACGAGCTGGTCTCGGGCGACCCGGTCTATTACGGAAAGAACACCACGACGGTCGGCTACGACAACGCCACCCTGAACAACCTCGAACGCGTCCGCCGCATACCCGGAGTGCACGACGTGATCGTGCACGGTACCGACAGGGGCGTCTTCGCTGCCGGCCGTCTGAACGCAGCCGGGAAGAACCTGACCGACTTCGAGGTCAACCCGCACCACATCGTGGACGCGATCCGCAGTAACCCCGAATACAGGTCTGGCCAGCCGGTACGCCTGGTCTCCTGCCACTCCGGTGCCGACGCCCGGCCGCCGGAGATCCCACTCGCCCAGACCGTGGCCGACGAGCTCGGCGTCCCCGTGACAGCGCCCACGGACAAGGTCGGCACCTCGCCCGACCTCGGGCTCAACCAGACCCCCACCATCGGCAACAATGGCTACTGGCGTACCTACCTGCCCACGATTCAGCACTAGGTGGCCGGCATGACTGGAGACACCATGATCGAGCAGGCGGGGTTCTACCGAGAACTCGGCGGAGCCGACGGCGGAGCGGCCGCCCCCTCCCTTCGGGACGCCGCGCGCAGCACCGGCGAGCGGGACGAAGAACGACTGCTCGCCTACCTCGAAGCAAGCCACGAGATCTACACGGTCATGGGCGCCGAGCGCGACGTCATCGCCGACGACGTCTGGATCACCGGCGCCGGCTCCCTGATCACGGACGGCACCTACGTGTGGCCCACCGAACTCGCCTACTACGTACGGCGACACCACGTCGCGTTGCTCCCCGAGTTCGCCGCCCACATCCGGGCGAGGAACTACGTCAGCCCCCCGGTCCCCCGCGAACAGGCCCTGGCGATCTTCGAAGAGTGCCTCGGCGAGAATGCCAGAGCCACCGCGGCGGCCGACGCAGCCACGGCCAAGGGCTTCTTCATCTGGTATCGGACCGCCCTCACCCGCGCTTCCGCTCAGAACCTGATCGACCAGCTGGCGACCTCGGGGCTCTTCGTCCGACACCCGCTCACGGACAATCTCTTCGGCTTCCGCGACACGGTCCAGGGCAAGCGAGAGCCGCTGGTGGGCGGGGTCCACACCCTCCTCTCAGCGCTGGCCTCGGACGAGTACCGAAATGTCGAGTTCCAGGGCTGGATGGGGCGCGACGAGTCCCTTGCCGTGACCGTGCAGTGCCTGGACGGCAATATCCAGAAGCTTTTCTTCCAGATCAGCGACATCCCTGCTCCTGACCGCGAGGACGCAGTCGCCGCCCTGGTTCGCACCCTCGACCAGGACGCGGCCGAGTGCCGTGGGTTCGTCATCGACCGGGCAGGCGTCACGGCCTCCCAGGACTGGGACCGCATCCTCGTCGGCGGCGGAGGGCGCTTCACCGTGTGGCCCGACACCGTCGGCATCCTCCGGGACCGCGTCGGCGACCACCCCGAGCTGGCCGACGGCAACCCGACCCCCTACGGCCCGCTCGACGTCTTCCACCGCGCGTGAGCTTCGTGCACCTCGTGCACCTCGCGGACCTCGCGGACCTCGCGGACCTCGCGGACTTCGCGGACCTCGCGGACCTCGCGGACCTTCGGTCGGGGCAAGGCGAGCAGCCGTGCGCCCGCCCGATCCGGTGACGTGCCGTCAGGGCTCCTGACGCCGTTGTGGGGCTGGCCGTGCTGCTGCCCGTCCCCCTGTTCCTCGTCTTCGGCTGAACCGCGTCCCGGCCCTTCACCCTTTTCAGCGGGCGTACTTCTCGCGGGCGGCCGCCGTCACCGGCGTGAAGAAGTTGACGAGGTTGCCGTCGGGGTCGCGGACCAGCAGCGAGCGGTTGCCCCAGGGCATCGTGGTGGGCTCGGCGACGACATCGACGCCGGACCCGGCACGGGACAGGTTCCCGTGCACGCGGTCCACGTCGTCGACCAGGAGCTCGATGATCACGCTGTGGTTGTCCGCGGGGCGTGCGGCCCCCGGGGCGAACATCGCGACCGTGCGGACGCTCCCGATCGCCAGGGTGGCGGTCGCGCCGGCGAGTTCGGCGAAGTCCTCGGTGGCCCAGGCCGCCGACGCCCCCGTGGCCTTCTCGTAGAACGCGACCAGGCGTGCGACGTCGCCGGTGATGATGCGGGTCGAGACGAAGTTCATGGTGTTCTCCCAGGCTCTCGCGGCGCCGTCCGGCCGCTGTGCACCGCAGGCTAGGACGGTTACTGGACAGAATCCGTCCACTATTCGCGGAATCGGGCTACTCTCCGTCCATGTCCCGACCCACCGGCCGCGTCCTCACCCTCCTGGAGCTGCTGCAGTCGGGCGGCGTCCGGACCATGGGCGAGCTGGCCGACCGGCTCGGCGTGGACGGGCGGACCGTGCGTCGCTACGTCGACCAGCTGGTCGACCTCGACGTGCCGGTGGAGGCCGTGCGAGGCCGCTACGGCGGCTACCGCATCGGCGCCGGATACCGTCTGCCTCCGCTCATGCTCAGCGACGACGAGGCGCTCGCCGTCCTGCTCGGGCTGCTCGCGGGCCGCCGGGCGGGCCTGACGGCGACGGGGGACACCGCGAGCGAGACGGCGGCGGCCAAGATCCGCAGGGTCCTGCCCCCGCGGCTGAGCCGCAGGCTCGACGCGGTCCTGGAATCCCTCGCGTTCACGGCCGCGCCCGAGGCGTTCGCCTCCCCGGACGCCGAAATCCTGCTCACGATCGCCGACGCGGTGCGCCACAGTCGGCCGCTCCGGATCGGATACACCGACCGCGCGGGCCGGCGCAGCGAACGCACCCTGCACCCCTACGGGATCGTCGCCCATGCCGGCCGGTGGTACGTCACGGGCGCGGACCCCGGGATCGGCGAGGACCGGACCTTCCGGCTCGACCGCGTCGCCGCCGCGCGGACCCTGCCCGGTTCGTTCGAGGCGCCCGACGGGCCCGGTGCCGCGCAGCGCGTGGTGTCCGGGTTCGCCACCGCCGAGTACCGCCACGAGGTCGCCTTGCGCATCCACGCGACGGCCGACGCGATCCGCGCCCGCCTGCCGGCCACCGTCGCGAGCCTGACCCCCGAGGAGACGCGGCCCCCGGCGGACGTCCATGCGGAGGACGTCCATGCGGAGGACGTCTGTCCGGCGGACGTCACTCCGGCGGACGCCCGTCCAGCGACCGGCGGTCCGAGCGGGACGGCGACCGGGAATCCGGGCGGGCCGGCGACCGGGGGCCCAGGTGATCCCGCGACCGGGACCCCAGGCGAACCGGCGGCCGGGAGCCGGGGCGAACCGACGACCGGGAGCCAGGGCGATCCCACCACCCAGGACCCCGGCGATCCCACCACCCTGGACGCGGGCGATCCCACCACCCTGGACGCGGGCGATCCCGCCACCCCGGACCCCGGCGATCCGGGCGCCGAGCGTTGGTGGCGGGTCGAGTTGCGGGTGGAGCGGCTGGACTGGCTGCCGTCCGTGCTGGCCTCGCTCGACCGGCCGTTCGCCGTCGAGCGGCCCGACGAACTGCGCGGCCTCGTCGTCGCGTTCGCCGACCGTCTCGCGTCCCGCGCCCGCCGGGCCTGACGGCGGGGAGGGCGACCGTCCCGCGGGCGGGGGCGAACCGCCGCCGGTCATCCCCGGCCGGTCTCGGACGGGGCCCGGTCCCGGCCCCGTTCCGCCAGTGCGGCGAGTTCGGTCAGGAAGGCCTCGGCCAGGAGGGCCGCGTCCCGGCCGCCCGAGTTGGTGGCGACGCTCAGCGTGTGGCCCTGGGCGCAGCCGCCCAGGGCGAAGGTGACCGTGCCCGCCGGGGGCACCATCGGGACGATGTTCAGGCCGCGCAGCGGCCGTCCGGCCAGGGTCTGCCCCTGCTCGCGCAGGTGGACGTAGGAGCAGGCGGCCGGGGCGTAGGCGGGGGCGAAGATCCTGCCGCCGGCCAGCGCCATGGTCGCTCCGGGAAGCGCCGCGAGCGTGCCCTCGACGAGCCGCTCCGAAGCGGTCCGGGCGCGGGTGACGGTCGTCAGCAGGCCGGTGCAGGCGGTGAGGCGGTCGGCGGGGCCGGCCAGCGTCACCGGCGCGGGGACGCGCACGTTGGCGAACGCGTTGCCGAGGAACTCCCCGCAGTCGTCCGGCCGTTCGTCGACCGGGACCGAGAGCCACACCGGACGGGGAGCCCGGTCGGGGACGGTATCGGCGTCGTGGTCGGGGAGCCGGGCGCGCAGGACTCCGGAGACCGCCGCCAGGAACACCTCGTTGGTGGTCGCCGTGCGCGCCGGAGCGGCCTGCCGCGCCGCCCGCAGGACGTCGGAGCCGAGCGCGACGAGCGCGTAGGCGGGCTCCCGCGGGCCCTGGTGCGGCAGGGGCACGGGGCGGCCCGCGGTCAGCAGGCCGGGCGGCCCGCCCGCCGACCGGGCGGCCCGCGCCGTCCGCCGCCGGGGGCCGGGCACCGCCAGGGACGCGGCGCCGTCCAGGGGCCCGCCGTCGTCGAGGAGGGCGCGCAGGAGCGTCGTCAGCGAGCGTCCGTCGAGCAGGCTGTGGTGCATCCGGAACAGCAGGGAGAACTCGCCCTGGGCGGAGCCGCGCAGGAGGTGCAGGCCCCACGGTGGACGCCCGGCGGGGAACGGCGAGTGGAACCACTCCCGGACCGCGTCCCGCAGGGTGCCGTCCACTTCGCCGACCTGCCGTCCCAGCGCGTGGCCGTCCGCGCGGGCCCAGCGGTGCCGGCCGGTCCACCAGGCCAGGCCCGCCCGCGCGCCCGGGGCGACCAGGGTCTGGGTGAGCCGGGGCAGCGCCTTCCACCGCTCCTCCACCAGCGCCCGCAGCTCGTCCGGCGCGGGCGGCGCGCCCGTGAAGTCCAGGGCGATCCCGGCGTTGGGCGGGCCGAACGGCCAGCGGGCCATCCCCTCTTCCAGCAAGGGCAGATGCGATCCGGGCATGAGACTGCTCCTGTCGTGGGCCGTCCCTGTCGTGGACCGGTCCTGGCATGGACCGGCCGCTCGCGGACGACGTCCTGTACCCCCAACGGCCGATCGGACCGGCGGTCACGTGCCGCGCCTCCCCCGGGTGTCAACGCGCGGGCCCGCAGGCTCCCTGATGGGGTGACACTGCAGCAGGTTTGCGGCCGGGAGCGGTGCCGGAGCGCCTTTAATCGGGACTCCGCGTCCGCGTTGGGACGCCCCGTCACCCGTTTTCGGTCCCCGCACCGGCTCCGCGCCGGACAGGAGTTGCGTGTCGTGCCTGGTACCCGTGCGAATCCCGCGCACATCGCCGTGTTCAACGTCCCGATGCACGGCCACGTGAATCCGACGCTGGGGGTCGTCGAGGAGCTGGTCCGGCGGGGTCACCGGGTCACCTACGCCGTCACCGAGGACTTCGTGCACCAGGTGAAGGCGGCCGGCGCCGAGCCGGTCCTCTACCCGGACACGGGGGACGGCTCGGAGGCGCCGGAGGAGATGGGCGAGGGGTTCGCCCGGGTCGTCCGGCTGGCGCTGGCCGGCCTGCCCGCCCTGACCAGGGCCTACGACCGGGAGCGGCCCGATCTGGTGCTGTGCGACGTGTACGGTCTGGCCGGGCTGCTGCTGGCGGCCCGCTGGCAGGCTCCCATGGTGGTGGCGTCGCCCACGCACCTCGCCTACGACGGCATCGTCCCCGAGTTCTTCGGCGTGCCGGGCCTTCCCCAGGTGCCGGGCTTCGCGGAACTCGTGGCCGGCTTCGCCGAGCACGGCGTGGACAGCGCGCGGATCCAGGACCTCGTCCAGCCCGAGCACGCCGTCGCGTTCTTCCCGCGCGCCTTCCAGCGCAGGCCGGACACGGTCATGGCGCGGCGCGTCGCCTATGTCGGACCGGCGCTCGGGGACCGCTCCTACCAGGGCTCCTGGCGGCGCCCGCGGCAGGACCGGCCGGTGCTGCTGGTGTCGCTGGGCTCCCAGTTCAACCGGCGGCCCGAGTTCTACCGGTCCTGCGTCGAGGCCTTCGCCGAGCTGCCGTGGCATGTGGTGATGTCCGTCGGTCCCGCCGTGTCGCCGGACGAGCTGGGGGCGCTGCCCGACAGCGTCGAGGTGCATCCGCACGTGCCCCAGCTGGCCGTGCTGGCGCAGGCGGACGCCTTCGTCACCCACGCCGGGATGGGCGGCACGATGGAGGCGCTGCACTACGGCGTCCCGCTGGTCGCGGTGCCGCAGATGGCCGAGCAGCGGGTCAACGCGGCGCAGATCGAACGTCTGCGGCTCGGCGTCCACCTGCCGCGCGAGACCGTCACCGCGGAGGCGCTGCGCGAGGCCGTCCTGCGGGTGTCGTCCGACCGGGACGTCCGCGCCGCCGTGGCGGACATGCGCCGGGAGATCGCGGCGGCGGGCGGGGCGGGCGCCGCCGCGGACCTCATCGAGCGGGCCCTGTAGACCCGCAGCCCTTTTCTAGGAGTGACGTCGTGACCCACGCCCTGGCGGCCGACATCCGCCGCACGAGCGCCGTGCCGGAGTGCCGGCCGCACCTGTATCTGCGCCAGGTCCGCATGAGCGACCTGGACTCGATGAACCACGTGAACAACGTCCGGCTGCTGGAGATGATCCAGGACGCCCACATCGACATGTTCTATCTGCGCCCCGGGCTGCCCGGACAGGAGATCCGCCCCCGGTTCGTCTACGCCCGCCACGAGCTGGACTACTCGGAGCCGCTGACGCTCCAGCCGGAGCCCGTCACCATCACCACCACGATCGGCGACCTGCGCCGCTCGTCGTTCCGCGTCACCAGCCGCGTCACCCGTGACGCCCGGGTGTTCTGCACGTGTGTGAGCACGGCCGTCGCCTACGACCCGGACGCCCGCTGCTCGCGCCGGCTGGAGGAGGCGGAGCGCGCCCTGGCCGCCCGGCACGCGACACCCGGAACGACCGGTACGGCCGGTGCGGTCGGTACGGTCGGTGCGGTCGGTACGGCCGACCCGGCCCGCTGAGCAGCCCCCGCGGCTCCTCCCGCGGCTCCCCGCGGCTCCCTACGGCTCCGGGCGTCCGGCTCCTGCTCGGCTGCGGCTCCGGCGGCGGCGGCGGCGGCGGCGGCTCAGCGTTCGATACGGACCGGCTTCGTCTCGCTCACCTGGTCGATGTCCGACACCCGGATCGTCACCTTCATGTCCCACTCGCCCGGCATGGGCAGGTTCACGGCGTCGGCACCCCAGTAGCCGCCCCTGTCGGTGATCCTGGAGTCGAGGGGGCCGACGTCCCGCGAGGGAAGGCTGAAGGAGACGCGCAGTTCGGGGACGCTGACGAAACCGCCGTCGGGCCCGTAGACCACGGCCTGGAGCTTGTTGGCGCCGACCCGGCCCGGGTCGAGGGTGATCTGCACCTTGCCGCGGACCTCGCCGGCCTGCGGGGAGTCGAGGAAGAAGGGGACGTCGGTCACCGACGCCACGGGCAGCCCGCCCGACTGCTCCGCCGCCGCGGC encodes:
- a CDS encoding WXG100-like domain-containing protein; the encoded protein is MSAADKAKEIVQDMTGMWWPDADEGGLRDAAKVWRDFADDLEDVTAAANKSARGIIEHNKGEAISAFDDPFWRRYYYDGHGWLQDMIDAARDLAKALDQYADAVHKAVKHLEHELEIVGATIVAGTALAVFTLGISEGAAAAATASILELSATIGVTVSTEIATIAGTTLATAAIGGLESITVDLAVTQPVAIATGESKGLSLDEVSDSARYGMEFGGAFGAGGSTVRIVAENGGVESLFNGFRLNSAALDEMGKSRTWKLIQSPDSKIPAAPARAGDYELVSGDPVYYGKNTTTVGYDNATLNNLERVRRIPGVHDVIVHGTDRGVFAAGRLNAAGKNLTDFEVNPHHIVDAIRSNPEYRSGQPVRLVSCHSGADARPPEIPLAQTVADELGVPVTAPTDKVGTSPDLGLNQTPTIGNNGYWRTYLPTIQH
- a CDS encoding VOC family protein; this encodes MNFVSTRIITGDVARLVAFYEKATGASAAWATEDFAELAGATATLAIGSVRTVAMFAPGAARPADNHSVIIELLVDDVDRVHGNLSRAGSGVDVVAEPTTMPWGNRSLLVRDPDGNLVNFFTPVTAAAREKYAR
- a CDS encoding helix-turn-helix transcriptional regulator; this translates as MSRPTGRVLTLLELLQSGGVRTMGELADRLGVDGRTVRRYVDQLVDLDVPVEAVRGRYGGYRIGAGYRLPPLMLSDDEALAVLLGLLAGRRAGLTATGDTASETAAAKIRRVLPPRLSRRLDAVLESLAFTAAPEAFASPDAEILLTIADAVRHSRPLRIGYTDRAGRRSERTLHPYGIVAHAGRWYVTGADPGIGEDRTFRLDRVAAARTLPGSFEAPDGPGAAQRVVSGFATAEYRHEVALRIHATADAIRARLPATVASLTPEETRPPADVHAEDVHAEDVCPADVTPADARPATGGPSGTATGNPGGPATGGPGDPATGTPGEPAAGSRGEPTTGSQGDPTTQDPGDPTTLDAGDPTTLDAGDPATPDPGDPGAERWWRVELRVERLDWLPSVLASLDRPFAVERPDELRGLVVAFADRLASRARRA
- a CDS encoding wax ester/triacylglycerol synthase domain-containing protein: MPGSHLPLLEEGMARWPFGPPNAGIALDFTGAPPAPDELRALVEERWKALPRLTQTLVAPGARAGLAWWTGRHRWARADGHALGRQVGEVDGTLRDAVREWFHSPFPAGRPPWGLHLLRGSAQGEFSLLFRMHHSLLDGRSLTTLLRALLDDGGPLDGAASLAVPGPRRRTARAARSAGGPPGLLTAGRPVPLPHQGPREPAYALVALGSDVLRAARQAAPARTATTNEVFLAAVSGVLRARLPDHDADTVPDRAPRPVWLSVPVDERPDDCGEFLGNAFANVRVPAPVTLAGPADRLTACTGLLTTVTRARTASERLVEGTLAALPGATMALAGGRIFAPAYAPAACSYVHLREQGQTLAGRPLRGLNIVPMVPPAGTVTFALGGCAQGHTLSVATNSGGRDAALLAEAFLTELAALAERGRDRAPSETGRG
- a CDS encoding macrolide family glycosyltransferase codes for the protein MPGTRANPAHIAVFNVPMHGHVNPTLGVVEELVRRGHRVTYAVTEDFVHQVKAAGAEPVLYPDTGDGSEAPEEMGEGFARVVRLALAGLPALTRAYDRERPDLVLCDVYGLAGLLLAARWQAPMVVASPTHLAYDGIVPEFFGVPGLPQVPGFAELVAGFAEHGVDSARIQDLVQPEHAVAFFPRAFQRRPDTVMARRVAYVGPALGDRSYQGSWRRPRQDRPVLLVSLGSQFNRRPEFYRSCVEAFAELPWHVVMSVGPAVSPDELGALPDSVEVHPHVPQLAVLAQADAFVTHAGMGGTMEALHYGVPLVAVPQMAEQRVNAAQIERLRLGVHLPRETVTAEALREAVLRVSSDRDVRAAVADMRREIAAAGGAGAAADLIERAL
- a CDS encoding acyl-CoA thioesterase, which codes for MTHALAADIRRTSAVPECRPHLYLRQVRMSDLDSMNHVNNVRLLEMIQDAHIDMFYLRPGLPGQEIRPRFVYARHELDYSEPLTLQPEPVTITTTIGDLRRSSFRVTSRVTRDARVFCTCVSTAVAYDPDARCSRRLEEAERALAARHATPGTTGTAGAVGTVGAVGTADPAR